A window from Phoenix dactylifera cultivar Barhee BC4 unplaced genomic scaffold, palm_55x_up_171113_PBpolish2nd_filt_p 002011F, whole genome shotgun sequence encodes these proteins:
- the LOC103695926 gene encoding hypersensitive-induced response protein-like protein 1: MGQLLCCVQVEQSTVAIRERFGKFDDVLDPGCHCLPWVLGSRVAGHLSLRLQQLDVRCETKTKDNVFVNVVASVQYRALAGKASDAFYKLTNTRTQIQAYVFDVIRASVPKLNLDDVFEQKNEIAKAVEEELEKAMSAYGYEIVQTLIVDIEPDEHVKRAMNEINAAARLRVAANEKAEAEKIIQIKRAEGEAESKYLSGLGIARQRQAIVDGLRDSVLGFSVNVPGTTAKDVMDMVLVTQYFDTMKEIGAASKSSAVFIPHGPGAVRDVATQIRDGLLQASAHN, encoded by the exons ATGGGCCAATTGCTTTGCTGTGTCCAAGTGGAGCAATCCACTGTAGCAATCAGGGAAAGATTTGGGAAGTTTGATGATGTGCTCGATCCAGGCTGCcattgcttaccttgggtcctTGGCAGTCGAGTAGCTGGCCATCTTTCACTCCGTCTGCAACAATTGGATGTGCGGTGCGAGACAAAGACAAAG GACAATGTTTTTGTCAATGTGGTTGCATCTGTACAGTATCGTGCTCTGGCCGGCAAGGCAAGTGATGCATTTTATAAATTGACCAACACGAGGACTCAAATCCAAGCTTATGTGTTTGATG TGATCAGAGCTAGTGTCCCAAAGCTCAACCTGGATGATGTTTTTGAGCAGAAGAATGAAATTGCAAAAGCTGTAGAAGAGGAACTTGAAAAGGCTATGTCGGCTTATGGATACGAGATTGTACAGACACTTATTGTTGATATTGAACCAGATGAACATGTGAAGCGAGCAATGAATGAAATCAATGCAG CTGCAAGATTAAGGGTGGCTGCAAATGAGAAGGCAGAAGCCGAGAAGATCATACAAATCAAGCGCGCTGAGGGTGAGGCTGAATCCAAGTATCTGTCAGGTCTAGGTATTGCTCGTCAACGCCAAGCAATTGTAGATGGACTGAGGGATAGCGTGCTTGGCTTCTCAGTCAATGTGCCAGGGACCACTGCAAAAGATGTTATGGACATGGTCTTGGTCACACAGTACTTCGACACCATGAAAGAGATCGGCGCAGCCTCCAAATCTTCAGCTGTTTTCATTCCTCATGGACCTGGTGCTGTTCGTGACGTCGCAACACAGATTCGGGATGGATTGCTTCAAGCATCTGCCCACAACTGA
- the LOC120109308 gene encoding mitochondrial outer membrane protein porin 1-like — translation MGPGLYSEIGRKARDLLYKDYLTDQKFTVTTYTSNGVAITASGTKKNEFIFGEIQSQLKNKNISVDVKANSDSNLLTTVTVDELATPGLKTIFSFVVPDQRSGKVELQYLHDYAGVNAGIGLTANPIVNLSGVVGTRGLSVGADVSFDTASGNFTKYNAGLSVINADLIAALTLNNKGDSLSASYYHLVNPLWNTAVGAEITHSFSSNENTLTFGTQHALDPLTLVKARFNNYGKASALIQHEWRLKSFLTISGEVDTKAIEKSSKVGLSLVLKP, via the exons ATGGGACCGGGTCTCTATTCGGAAATCGGCAGGAAGGCTAGAG ATCTTCTCTACAAGGACTATCTCACGGACCAGAAGTTCACCGTCACGACCTACACCTCGAATGGAGTT GCAATTACAGCTTCGGGTACAAAGAAAAACGAGTTTATTTTTGGTGAGATTCAGTCTCAGCTGAAGAACAAGAATATCTCAGTTGACGTGAAAGCAAACTCAGATTCAAAT CTGTTGACGACTGTTACAGTTGATGAACTTGCCACACCTGGATTGAAGACAATATTCAGCTTTGTTGTTCCGGATCAGAGATCTGGAAAG GTTGAACTTCAATACTTGCATGATTATGCAGGAGTCAATGCAGGTATTGGCTTGACTGCCAATCCCATTGTCAACCTTTCTGGTGTTGTCGGAACTAGAGGTCTCTCTGTTGGTGCTGATGTATCATTTGACACTGCAAGTGGGAACTTCACCAAATACAATGCTGGATTGAGTGTCATCAATGCAGATCTTATTGCTGCCCTGACTTT GAACAACAAGGGAGACAGCCTGAGTGCTTCCTATTACCACTTGGTGAACCCACTGTGGAACACAGCTGTTGGGGCAGAGATCACCCACAGCTTTTCGAGTAATGAGAACACCCTCACTTTCGGGACACAGCACGCACTGGACCCTCTGACTCTGGTGAAGGCACGCTTCAACAATTATGGCAAGGCCAGTGCCCTCATTCAGCATGAGTGGAGGCTCAAATCGTTTTTAACCATTTCTGGAGAAGTTGATACCAAGGCCATTGAAAAGAGCTCAAAGGTTGGACTATCCTTGGTGCTCAAGCCATGA
- the LOC103695921 gene encoding uncharacterized protein LOC103695921 isoform X1: MSSMRPSEGGGDGREEVAAGVGAEGVRESGKDEGTPPPVLQAPAHLIARVFSQLDCVDLLNCSLVCKQWYRESAELREGWKNEYLEARHLYGMSVKRESHPPSSTCSIRGLGRTPSEDSSSPSRSRKRSIFLTDILMTQPKKGKGEGIKMEQGLHVSQKFLLYQLY; the protein is encoded by the exons ATGAGCTCGATGCGGCCGTCGGAAGGCGGAGGAGATGGCCGGGAAGAGGTCGCCGCCGGCGTCGGCGCTGAAGGAGTCAGGGAGAGTGGGAAGGACGAGGGCACCCCTCCGCCGGTCCTCCAGGCTCCGGCCCATCTCATTGCCCGCGTCTTCTCGCAGCTCGATTGCGTCGATCTCCTCAACTGCTCTCTCGTCTGCAA GCAGTGGTATAGGGAGTCTGCAGAGCTGAGGGAGGGTTGGAAGAATGAATACTTGGAGGCCAGGCATCTGTATGGGATGTCCGTTAAAAGGGAATCACATCCACCATCCTCCACCTGCTCTATAAGAG GTCTGGGGCGTACTCCTTCAGAGGATTCCAGTTCCccttcaagatcaagaaagagatcAATATTTCTTACCGACATATTGATGACACAaccaaaaaaagggaaaggggAAGGAATTAAAATGGAACAGGGATTGCATGTTTCACAGAAATTTTTATTGTATCAGTTGTATTGA
- the LOC103695921 gene encoding F-box/SPRY domain-containing protein 1-like isoform X2, translated as MSSMRPSEGGGDGREEVAAGVGAEGVRESGKDEGTPPPVLQAPAHLIARVFSQLDCVDLLNCSLVCKQWYRESAELREGWKNEYLEARHLYGMSVKRESHPPSSTCSIRGKRTLPF; from the exons ATGAGCTCGATGCGGCCGTCGGAAGGCGGAGGAGATGGCCGGGAAGAGGTCGCCGCCGGCGTCGGCGCTGAAGGAGTCAGGGAGAGTGGGAAGGACGAGGGCACCCCTCCGCCGGTCCTCCAGGCTCCGGCCCATCTCATTGCCCGCGTCTTCTCGCAGCTCGATTGCGTCGATCTCCTCAACTGCTCTCTCGTCTGCAA GCAGTGGTATAGGGAGTCTGCAGAGCTGAGGGAGGGTTGGAAGAATGAATACTTGGAGGCCAGGCATCTGTATGGGATGTCCGTTAAAAGGGAATCACATCCACCATCCTCCACCTGCTCTATAAGAG
- the LOC103695923 gene encoding probable auxin efflux carrier component 8 — translation MISLATVYHVLVATVPLYAAMILAYLSIKWWKLFTPDQCTGINKFVAKFSVPLLSFHVISTNNPYKMNLKLLVADSLQKILALFVFAVLSKACFRGSLDWLITGFSLSTLPNTLIIGIPLLKGLYGDEAAKLLGQIVVLQSLIWYTLLLILFEFRAAKAIAANPTDRELESSEGVRPRPEEDEVKSLSIRNIRSLLILWMAGKKLMINPNTYASLAGFVWALISFRWRIELPLIISNCISILSDGGLGMAMFSLGLFTASQSSIIACGIRMMILSMGLRFIIGPALIAITSYAIGMRAKLLKVAIVQAALPQGIVTFVFAKEYGVHPDILSTGVIVGMIIAVPIALAYYFILDPN, via the exons GAAGCTCTTCACACCTGACCAGTGCACGGGGATAAACAAGTTTGTAGCCAAATTTTCAGTCCCCCTACTGTCCTTCCATGTGATCTCCACCAACAATCCCTACAAAATGAACCTCAAACTTCTAGTAGCGGACTCGCTGCAAAAAATACTTGCCCTCTTTGTATTTGCAGTCCTAAGTAAAGCATGCTTTAGAGGCAGCCTGGATTGGCTAATTACTGGGTTCTCTCTATCCACACTACCCAACACATTGATTATTGGGATTCCCTTATTAAAAGGTCTGTATGGGGATGAAGCTGCCAAACTCTTGGGTCAGATCGTCGTCTTGCAGAGCTTAATTTGGTATACTCTTCTGTTAATTCTCTTCGAGTTCAGGGCTGCTAAGGCAATTGCAGCAAATCCGACTGACA gGGAACTGGAATCCTCTGAAGGAGTACGCCCCAGACCTGAAGAGGATGAAGTAAAATCCCTGTCCATAAGAAATATCAGGAGTTTACTCATTCTCTGGATGGCGGGAAAGAAACTTATGATAAATCCCAATACTTACGCAAGTTTAGCAGGCTTTGTTTGGGCTTTAATCAGCTTTAG GTGGAGAATAGAGCTACCATTAATAATTAGCAACTGCATATCAATATTATCAGATGGGGGACTTGGCATGGCAATGTTCAGCTTAG GCCTTTTCACGGCATCGCAGTCTAGCATCATAGCCTGTGGGATTCGGATGATGATTTTATCCATGGGATTAAGGTTCATAATTGGACCAGCCTTGATAGCAATCACTTCCTATGCTATTGGAATGAGGGCAAAATTGTTAAAAGTGGCAATTGTTCAG GCAGCTCTTCCTCAAGGAATAGTAACATTTGTGTTTGCTAAAGAGTATGGCGTGCATCCAGATATCCTGAGCACTGG GGTTATTGTTGGCATGATCATAGCAGTACCAATAGCACTCGCGTATTACTTCATTCTCGATCCTAATTAA